In Oryctolagus cuniculus chromosome X, mOryCun1.1, whole genome shotgun sequence, a single window of DNA contains:
- the LOC100353466 gene encoding zinc finger protein 182 isoform X9 — MLEAYSNLVSVGQQVTKPDLILRLEAEELYPEGKIPIWNFLEEVGHVDEQIKRQQQDYQDSCVLMPFGFPDKKTGTTKSSRNYNEFGDTLHLNSSLVTSIQRPHKYELFGNNMVDNLDLFRSSTEKKHGSGCAKLFFHTEYEKTNPGVKPYGYKECGKALRRKKGLSLHQRIKNGEKPFECTACRKTFSKKSHLIVHWRTHTGEKPFGCTECGKAFSQKSQLIIHLRTHTGERPFECPECGKAFREKSTVIIHYRTHTGEKPYECNECGKAFTQKSNLIVHQKTHTGEKTYGCTRCGESFLQKLDLILHHSTHTGKKPHECNECKKTFSDKSTLVIHQRTHTGEKPHKCTECGKSFNEKSTLIVHQRTHTGEKPYECDVCGKTFTQKSNLGVHQRTHSGEKPFECNECEKAFSQKSYLMLHQRGHTGEKPYECNECEKAFSQKSYLIIHQRTHTEEKPYKCNECGKAFREKSKLIIHQRIHTGEKPYECPVCWKAFSQKSQLIIHQRTHTGEKPYACTECGKAFREKSTFTVHQRTHTGEKPYKCTECGKAFTQKSNLIVHQRTHTGKKAHGRSHSRKPKLIGH; from the exons AAAATCCCGATTTGGAACTTTCTGG AAGAAGTTGGCCACGTTGATGAACAGATCAAGAGGCAGCAGCAGGATTACCAAGATAGCTGTGTGTTGATGCCATTTGGATTCCCTGACAAGAAAACAGGCACTACCAAAAGTAGCCGTAACTATAATGAATTTGGTGATACACTTCATCTGAACTCCAGCCTTGTCACTTCAATACAAAGACCCCATAAGTATGAATTGTTTGGAAATAATATGGTAGATAATTTGGACTTATTTAGAAGCTCTACAGAAAAGAAACATGGTAGTGGATGTGCAAAATTATTCTTCCATACCGAGTATGAGAAAACAAATCCTGGAGTGAAACCCTATGGCTATAAAGAGTGTGGTAAAGCCCTCAGACGAAAGAAAGGGCTTAGTCTGCAtcagagaattaaaaatggagagaaaccttttgaatgtacCGCCTGTAGGAAGACCTTCAGCAAGAAGTCCCACCTCATTGTACACTGGAGAACTCACACGGGAGAGAAACCTTTTGGCTgtactgaatgtggaaaagcctttagccAAAAGTCTCAGCTTATCATTCACCTTAGGACGCACACAGGAGAGAGACCCTTTGAGTGTCccgagtgtgggaaagccttccgAGAAAAGTCCACTGTCATCATCCATTACAGGactcacacaggagagaagccTTACGAGTGCAacgagtgtgggaaagccttcactcagaagtcaaacctcattgtCCATCAGAAGACCCACACAGGGGAGAAGACCTATGGGTGCACCAGATGCGGGGAATCCTTCCTCCAGAAGCTCGATCTGATCCTACATCATAGTACTCATACGGGAAAGAAACCCCATGAGTGTAATGAGTGCAAGAAAACCTTCAGTGACAAGTCAACCCTTGTCATACATCAAAGAACTCATACAGGAGAGAAACCCCATAAGTGTACTGAATGTGGGAAGTCTTTCAATGAGAAGTCAACCCTCATCGTTCATCAGAGAACACATACAGGAGAGAAACCCTACGAATGTGAtgtgtgtgggaaaaccttcacCCAAAAGTCAAACCTTGGTGTGCATCAGAGAACTCATTCAGGAGAGAAACCCTTCGAATGCAATGAATGTGAGAAAGCCTTCTCTCAGAAATCCTATCTCATGTTACATCAGAGGGGTCATACAGGAGAGAAACCCTATGAGTGCAATGAATGTGAAAAAGCCTTTTCCCAGAAGTCCTATCTCATTATACATCAAAGAACTCATACAGAAGAAAAGCCCTATAAATGCAATGAATGTGGCAAAGCCTTCAGAGAAAAGTCCAAGCTCAttatacatcagagaattcacacaggagagaaaccctatgaatgtccTGTGTGTTGGAAGGCTTTTAGTCAGAAGTCACAACTTATAATACATCAGCGaactcacacaggagagaaaccttacgCGTGCAccgagtgtgggaaagccttcagaGAAAAATCGACATTCACTGTACACCAAAGaactcatactggagagaaaccctacaagtgtacagaatgtgggaaagcctttacCCAAAAATCAAACCTCATTGTACATCAGAGAACCCACACGGGGAAAAAGGCCCATGGGAGAAGCCACAGCCGGAAGCCAAAGCTTATTGGGCATTAG
- the LOC100353466 gene encoding zinc finger protein 182 isoform X10, protein MPFGFPDKKTGTTKSSRNYNEFGDTLHLNSSLVTSIQRPHKYELFGNNMVDNLDLFRSSTEKKHGSGCAKLFFHTEYEKTNPGVKPYGYKECGKALRRKKGLSLHQRIKNGEKPFECTACRKTFSKKSHLIVHWRTHTGEKPFGCTECGKAFSQKSQLIIHLRTHTGERPFECPECGKAFREKSTVIIHYRTHTGEKPYECNECGKAFTQKSNLIVHQKTHTGEKTYGCTRCGESFLQKLDLILHHSTHTGKKPHECNECKKTFSDKSTLVIHQRTHTGEKPHKCTECGKSFNEKSTLIVHQRTHTGEKPYECDVCGKTFTQKSNLGVHQRTHSGEKPFECNECEKAFSQKSYLMLHQRGHTGEKPYECNECEKAFSQKSYLIIHQRTHTEEKPYKCNECGKAFREKSKLIIHQRIHTGEKPYECPVCWKAFSQKSQLIIHQRTHTGEKPYACTECGKAFREKSTFTVHQRTHTGEKPYKCTECGKAFTQKSNLIVHQRTHTGKKAHGRSHSRKPKLIGH, encoded by the coding sequence ATGCCATTTGGATTCCCTGACAAGAAAACAGGCACTACCAAAAGTAGCCGTAACTATAATGAATTTGGTGATACACTTCATCTGAACTCCAGCCTTGTCACTTCAATACAAAGACCCCATAAGTATGAATTGTTTGGAAATAATATGGTAGATAATTTGGACTTATTTAGAAGCTCTACAGAAAAGAAACATGGTAGTGGATGTGCAAAATTATTCTTCCATACCGAGTATGAGAAAACAAATCCTGGAGTGAAACCCTATGGCTATAAAGAGTGTGGTAAAGCCCTCAGACGAAAGAAAGGGCTTAGTCTGCAtcagagaattaaaaatggagagaaaccttttgaatgtacCGCCTGTAGGAAGACCTTCAGCAAGAAGTCCCACCTCATTGTACACTGGAGAACTCACACGGGAGAGAAACCTTTTGGCTgtactgaatgtggaaaagcctttagccAAAAGTCTCAGCTTATCATTCACCTTAGGACGCACACAGGAGAGAGACCCTTTGAGTGTCccgagtgtgggaaagccttccgAGAAAAGTCCACTGTCATCATCCATTACAGGactcacacaggagagaagccTTACGAGTGCAacgagtgtgggaaagccttcactcagaagtcaaacctcattgtCCATCAGAAGACCCACACAGGGGAGAAGACCTATGGGTGCACCAGATGCGGGGAATCCTTCCTCCAGAAGCTCGATCTGATCCTACATCATAGTACTCATACGGGAAAGAAACCCCATGAGTGTAATGAGTGCAAGAAAACCTTCAGTGACAAGTCAACCCTTGTCATACATCAAAGAACTCATACAGGAGAGAAACCCCATAAGTGTACTGAATGTGGGAAGTCTTTCAATGAGAAGTCAACCCTCATCGTTCATCAGAGAACACATACAGGAGAGAAACCCTACGAATGTGAtgtgtgtgggaaaaccttcacCCAAAAGTCAAACCTTGGTGTGCATCAGAGAACTCATTCAGGAGAGAAACCCTTCGAATGCAATGAATGTGAGAAAGCCTTCTCTCAGAAATCCTATCTCATGTTACATCAGAGGGGTCATACAGGAGAGAAACCCTATGAGTGCAATGAATGTGAAAAAGCCTTTTCCCAGAAGTCCTATCTCATTATACATCAAAGAACTCATACAGAAGAAAAGCCCTATAAATGCAATGAATGTGGCAAAGCCTTCAGAGAAAAGTCCAAGCTCAttatacatcagagaattcacacaggagagaaaccctatgaatgtccTGTGTGTTGGAAGGCTTTTAGTCAGAAGTCACAACTTATAATACATCAGCGaactcacacaggagagaaaccttacgCGTGCAccgagtgtgggaaagccttcagaGAAAAATCGACATTCACTGTACACCAAAGaactcatactggagagaaaccctacaagtgtacagaatgtgggaaagcctttacCCAAAAATCAAACCTCATTGTACATCAGAGAACCCACACGGGGAAAAAGGCCCATGGGAGAAGCCACAGCCGGAAGCCAAAGCTTATTGGGCATTAG